The following proteins are co-located in the Acidimicrobiia bacterium genome:
- a CDS encoding mannose-1-phosphate guanylyltransferase/mannose-6-phosphate isomerase codes for MIVPVILSGGSGTRLWPLSRPAHPKQLLAMVDDRTMLRATIDRLVGVAEAAPPIVVCNADHHHLVATELAAAGHDPDRVVLEPIGRNTAPALAAAALLVDDQASLLLVLPADHVVENEPAFREAVAAGVPFAEEGRLVTFGIVPRSAETGYGYIEMGEPLSGSIREVAAFVEKPDLATAERYVAGGDHLWNSGMFLFRADRFLEELERRRPDIVAAVRHAVAGAVRDNGIHLDATAFGSSPSDSIDYAVMEHTDAAVVVPLDAGWSDVGSWLALWELSSPDSSGNVTIGDVIAIDMTGSYVRAGGRLVAAIGLDDVVVVDTPDALLVAAKERSQDVKGVVDRLRAGDRPEAERNRRERRPWGSFEVLETGSGYQVKRLTVSAGRRLSLQRHRNRAEKWTVVAGTGVVTVDEERTAVSRGDTVSIDVGSVHRVMNDGETDLEIIEVQVGSYLGEDDIERLEDDYGRS; via the coding sequence ATGATCGTCCCGGTGATTCTCTCCGGAGGCAGCGGCACGCGCCTGTGGCCGCTCTCGCGGCCGGCGCACCCGAAGCAGCTGTTGGCGATGGTCGACGACCGGACGATGCTGCGAGCCACCATCGACCGACTCGTCGGGGTTGCCGAGGCCGCTCCACCCATCGTCGTCTGCAACGCCGACCACCATCACCTCGTCGCCACCGAGCTCGCCGCGGCGGGACACGACCCCGACCGGGTGGTGCTGGAGCCGATCGGCAGGAACACAGCACCCGCGCTGGCAGCCGCGGCTCTGCTCGTCGATGACCAGGCGTCGCTGCTGCTGGTGCTCCCGGCCGACCATGTCGTCGAGAACGAGCCCGCCTTCAGGGAAGCAGTTGCAGCCGGCGTGCCATTCGCCGAGGAGGGTCGCCTCGTCACGTTCGGGATCGTGCCTCGCAGCGCCGAGACCGGCTACGGCTACATCGAGATGGGCGAGCCGCTCTCGGGATCCATCAGGGAAGTGGCCGCCTTCGTCGAGAAGCCGGATCTCGCCACCGCCGAGCGGTACGTCGCCGGGGGCGATCACCTTTGGAACAGCGGGATGTTCCTCTTCAGAGCCGACCGATTCCTCGAAGAGCTCGAGAGGCGGCGCCCGGACATCGTCGCCGCAGTGCGCCATGCGGTGGCGGGCGCCGTGAGGGACAACGGCATCCACCTCGACGCCACCGCCTTCGGCTCCTCGCCGAGCGATTCGATCGACTACGCCGTCATGGAGCACACCGACGCCGCGGTGGTCGTTCCCCTCGATGCCGGGTGGAGCGACGTCGGGTCGTGGTTGGCTCTGTGGGAGCTGTCGAGCCCCGACTCCTCGGGAAACGTGACGATCGGCGACGTCATCGCGATCGACATGACCGGCTCGTACGTCAGGGCGGGAGGCCGGCTGGTCGCTGCCATCGGCTTGGACGACGTGGTCGTGGTCGACACGCCGGATGCGCTGCTCGTGGCGGCCAAGGAACGCTCCCAGGACGTGAAGGGCGTCGTCGACCGTCTCCGAGCCGGCGACCGCCCCGAGGCGGAGCGCAACCGGCGAGAGCGACGCCCGTGGGGATCCTTCGAGGTTCTCGAGACGGGTTCGGGGTACCAGGTGAAGCGTCTCACCGTCTCGGCTGGTCGCAGGTTGTCTCTCCAGCGGCACCGCAATCGCGCCGAGAAATGGACTGTGGTCGCAGGAACTGGTGTCGTCACGGTCGACGAAGAGCGCACCGCCGTCTCGCGCGGTGACACGGTCTCGATCGACGTCGGCTCGGTCCACCGGGTGATGAACGATGGTGAGACGGACCTGGAGATCATCGAGGTGCAGGTAGGAA
- a CDS encoding cysteine desulfurase-like protein has product MGFDVAAVRSRFPALARLVDGVPAVYVDGPGGTQVVETVIEAMSAFMRRGGSNLGGPFVTSTETEAAVEEARTAAADLFGAASSSEIAFGQNMTSITLSVSRALAATWRPGDEIVVTRLDHDANVSPWLIAAEHAGATVRFVDFDASDGSLTPAMFDSVLDDRTRLVAVTHASNAIGTIVDVAGVVERAHEVGALVYVDAVHHAPHGLIDVAASDCDFLVASAYKFFGPHTGILYGKLALLASVPAVRIRPAPSDPPGKWETGTQSFESLAGVTAAIDYLASHGPPGRRRPALVGAMAAIRGHETALGDRFVDGVAGLRRVRLYGAPTMEGRAPTFAIGVEGRSAQDVARALGRQGIFVWHGHYYALEVMRHLGVLDSGGLVRVGLAHYNTPSEVDRVVAALGAL; this is encoded by the coding sequence ATGGGCTTCGACGTCGCCGCGGTTCGGTCACGATTCCCGGCTCTGGCGCGTCTCGTGGACGGTGTCCCAGCCGTCTACGTCGACGGCCCGGGAGGCACCCAGGTCGTCGAGACCGTGATCGAGGCGATGAGTGCCTTCATGCGGCGCGGGGGGTCGAACCTCGGAGGCCCGTTCGTGACGAGCACCGAGACGGAGGCGGCGGTCGAAGAGGCCCGAACCGCTGCGGCCGATCTGTTCGGCGCGGCGTCTTCGAGCGAGATCGCCTTCGGCCAGAACATGACGAGCATCACGCTGTCGGTTAGCAGGGCGCTCGCCGCCACTTGGCGGCCCGGAGACGAGATCGTCGTGACGAGGCTCGACCACGACGCCAACGTGTCGCCGTGGCTGATCGCAGCGGAGCACGCAGGTGCCACGGTCCGCTTCGTCGACTTCGATGCCTCCGACGGGTCACTGACGCCGGCCATGTTCGACAGCGTGCTCGACGACCGCACCCGGCTCGTCGCCGTGACCCATGCGTCCAATGCGATCGGCACGATCGTCGATGTCGCAGGAGTCGTCGAGCGTGCCCACGAGGTTGGTGCCCTCGTGTACGTGGATGCCGTCCATCACGCCCCGCATGGGCTGATCGACGTTGCGGCGAGCGACTGTGACTTCTTGGTGGCGTCGGCGTACAAATTCTTCGGGCCCCACACGGGCATCCTCTACGGGAAGCTGGCATTGCTCGCCTCCGTGCCGGCCGTCAGGATTCGGCCTGCCCCTTCCGACCCGCCCGGCAAGTGGGAGACGGGAACGCAGAGCTTCGAGAGCCTCGCCGGCGTCACCGCGGCGATCGACTACCTCGCCTCACACGGACCGCCCGGTCGGCGGCGACCCGCCCTCGTCGGTGCGATGGCTGCCATACGGGGTCACGAAACGGCGCTCGGTGACCGGTTCGTCGACGGGGTGGCGGGATTGCGGCGCGTTCGCCTGTACGGCGCACCGACGATGGAGGGGAGGGCACCGACGTTCGCCATCGGGGTCGAGGGGAGGAGCGCCCAAGACGTGGCGCGGGCCCTCGGCCGCCAGGGGATCTTCGTGTGGCACGGCCACTACTACGCCCTCGAGGTGATGCGACACCTAGGCGTTCTCGACAGCGGGGGTCTCGTCCGGGTCGGGCTCGCCCACTACAACACGCCGAGCGAGGTCGATCGCGTGGTCGCGGCGCTCGGCGCCTTGTAG